A window of Paenibacillus polygoni contains these coding sequences:
- a CDS encoding ABC transporter permease yields the protein MNILTQIFYSAKRILIDPKPIFIRLLSFLLIILILGTAFKDQFNVTSLEKVRVIYSNEDSGPLGEMFISSMTGAEDISSLAEFDPVFSLDEGREFLNKEEADAFIYIPEGFSSQGEADGSSKTVEVYLAKSSGVDTTVVRNVVDSLINGLNTVGVVATMSGNSQMDQVNSDTSLKEVPLTDSKSATAMGYYAIAMLLMYLMRGQEYGAAGMGEDYLGTLGDRLKLAPIKPFEQYLGKTIGLSLVTFLQGMVIILFTKYVYDVDWGNNLGVIVLIVFVFSLLTTTLGGLLTIILKDSVKADTLANIVTLISTFLIGGFIIIDFGAIAAISPSYYAKSAIFNVVYNDELGSAFVNIGQMLAITLLFAVISIVVSRRKRA from the coding sequence ATGAATATACTCACTCAAATTTTTTATTCGGCAAAACGGATCTTGATTGACCCTAAACCGATTTTCATTAGATTACTCAGTTTTTTGTTAATTATTTTAATATTAGGTACTGCGTTTAAAGACCAATTTAATGTTACCTCTTTGGAAAAAGTAAGGGTCATTTATAGCAATGAAGATTCTGGTCCACTTGGAGAAATGTTCATTAGCTCTATGACCGGTGCGGAAGATATTAGCTCACTGGCGGAGTTCGATCCCGTATTTTCTCTTGATGAGGGACGAGAGTTTCTAAATAAGGAAGAGGCAGATGCGTTTATCTATATTCCTGAAGGATTCTCAAGCCAAGGGGAAGCCGATGGATCAAGTAAAACAGTGGAAGTATATCTGGCCAAATCTTCCGGTGTTGATACAACGGTGGTACGGAATGTCGTGGATAGTCTGATTAATGGGCTGAATACCGTAGGGGTAGTCGCCACCATGTCAGGCAATTCGCAAATGGATCAAGTGAATTCGGATACTAGCCTGAAGGAAGTACCTCTAACTGATTCTAAATCGGCTACAGCCATGGGATATTATGCGATTGCAATGCTGCTGATGTATCTAATGCGTGGGCAGGAATATGGCGCTGCAGGAATGGGAGAGGACTATTTGGGTACACTGGGTGATCGGCTCAAGCTAGCACCGATTAAACCTTTCGAACAGTATCTAGGTAAAACGATCGGTCTTTCCTTAGTTACCTTCTTACAGGGCATGGTAATTATCCTGTTTACCAAGTATGTATATGACGTCGATTGGGGAAATAACTTGGGTGTCATCGTATTGATCGTGTTTGTGTTCTCGTTATTAACCACGACACTTGGTGGCCTATTGACCATTATCTTAAAGGATTCCGTAAAGGCTGACACCCTTGCCAATATTGTAACTCTTATATCCACTTTTCTTATCGGCGGGTTTATTATTATTGATTTTGGAGCTATCGCAGCAATTTCCCCAAGCTACTATGCAAAATCAGCGATATTCAACGTTGTATATAACGACGAGCTAGGTTCTGCTTTTGTAAACATTGGACAGATGTTGGCTATCACGTTGTTATTTGCGGTAATCAGCATTGTGGTTTCAAGGAGGAAGAGAGCATGA
- a CDS encoding ABC transporter ATP-binding protein: MIIEVTGLVKRYKDYTAVDGVNLSIQEGEIFGLLGPNGAGKSTTMNTLLGLLKINNGTVKMFGKDFSKHAKEIKQSVGYVPQDLAFFETLSAIDNVTYWGKLYGLRGKELHTSVQEALEFTGLWDRRKGIAKTFSGGMKRRLNIACAIVHKPRILFMDEPTVGVDPQSRNNILESIKIMNQNGMTIIYTTHYMEEIEAICERVAIMDFGKVIALGSIDELIDSISTGTRLSLELASNTDAAISLIKELEGVTACNNINGVLDIHLEKEERFLTGIMENLIRKEFKIKSMTLEKPNLETVFLQLTGKKLRD, translated from the coding sequence ATGATCATAGAAGTAACGGGTCTGGTCAAAAGATACAAAGATTACACAGCTGTAGACGGGGTTAATCTCAGTATCCAGGAAGGTGAGATATTTGGACTGCTCGGACCCAACGGCGCAGGCAAATCAACAACGATGAACACATTGCTGGGCTTGTTAAAAATAAACAATGGAACAGTGAAAATGTTTGGTAAGGATTTTTCCAAGCATGCAAAAGAAATTAAACAGTCGGTTGGCTATGTACCGCAGGACTTAGCTTTTTTCGAAACCTTAAGCGCCATTGATAATGTAACATATTGGGGGAAGTTATATGGTCTTCGAGGCAAAGAGCTGCATACATCCGTACAGGAAGCACTTGAGTTTACTGGATTATGGGACAGAAGAAAAGGTATAGCAAAGACATTTTCGGGTGGTATGAAAAGACGTCTGAACATCGCTTGTGCGATTGTACATAAGCCGCGTATTCTTTTTATGGATGAACCTACGGTTGGAGTAGATCCCCAATCAAGGAATAATATTTTGGAATCGATTAAAATTATGAATCAAAATGGGATGACCATCATCTATACTACACATTACATGGAAGAGATCGAGGCCATCTGCGAGCGAGTCGCTATTATGGATTTTGGAAAAGTGATTGCACTCGGAAGTATAGATGAGCTGATTGATTCCATTTCAACGGGAACTCGCTTAAGTCTAGAGCTTGCATCGAATACGGACGCAGCCATTTCATTGATTAAAGAATTGGAAGGTGTCACCGCCTGCAACAACATAAATGGAGTGCTCGATATTCACTTGGAAAAAGAGGAACGGTTTCTTACGGGGATAATGGAAAATCTGATCCGAAAAGAATTTAAAATTAAGTCCATGACACTGGAAAAACCGAATCTGGAGACGGTATTCTTGCAGTTGACTGGTAAAAAACTGAGAGACTAA
- a CDS encoding ABC transporter permease codes for MTILFNSIKRIFRKPINILFMLVLPILLNMFLISTVTKDTKYNVGILDQDSTPFIVDLISDMQEKYNVTLLTPGDDVKGLIVNKKLDSTFTFPAGFTAEMLEGKDVSALSYALEASNVARPVQVYVSSYISSAKQIAAAANGNEDAFYKGMEAYKKNAFAAEYKSFSTGTSEKSEKDINTAVMSLGYIAFGMLFLITFSTSLILEDKLTGVYDRITATPLTRSRYFSQHMIASFLVSTIQVVVLISLLPKIFDISYGSTLVQQLEVMTVCLAFALACVAIGVTISRFAKSALMVSSLTALVNIPMLMLGGCFWPREIMPDFMQRIGDFVPTTWFLQAGETVLYGKGLNGAILELSYLIGFSALLLIVSFTIKSEKVR; via the coding sequence ATGACGATCTTATTTAACAGCATCAAACGGATCTTTCGGAAACCAATAAACATCTTATTTATGCTTGTGCTTCCGATCCTGCTAAATATGTTTTTGATTTCGACGGTAACCAAAGATACAAAATATAATGTAGGCATACTGGACCAGGATTCAACCCCATTCATAGTGGATCTTATATCGGATATGCAGGAGAAATACAATGTAACATTACTGACTCCTGGTGATGATGTAAAGGGCTTGATTGTAAACAAAAAATTAGACAGTACTTTTACCTTTCCAGCGGGGTTCACTGCGGAGATGCTTGAAGGAAAAGATGTATCTGCTCTGAGCTATGCCCTTGAGGCTTCTAATGTGGCGAGACCCGTTCAAGTATACGTATCGAGTTATATATCTTCAGCAAAACAAATTGCGGCAGCTGCCAACGGGAATGAAGATGCCTTCTATAAGGGGATGGAAGCTTATAAGAAGAATGCATTCGCTGCAGAATATAAGAGCTTCTCTACTGGAACTTCTGAAAAATCTGAAAAAGACATAAACACGGCGGTAATGTCCCTAGGTTATATTGCATTTGGTATGCTATTCTTGATTACCTTCTCCACAAGCTTAATCCTGGAGGATAAGCTAACTGGAGTTTATGATCGGATCACCGCAACACCGCTGACACGCTCTCGTTATTTTTCACAACATATGATAGCAAGCTTCCTAGTTTCAACGATTCAGGTTGTCGTATTAATCAGTTTGTTACCGAAAATATTCGATATATCCTATGGATCAACACTGGTTCAACAACTGGAAGTCATGACAGTTTGTCTTGCGTTTGCTCTTGCTTGCGTAGCCATTGGCGTTACAATCAGCAGATTTGCAAAAAGTGCACTGATGGTGAGCTCGCTAACGGCATTAGTCAATATCCCGATGCTGATGCTTGGTGGATGTTTTTGGCCGAGAGAAATCATGCCAGACTTTATGCAGCGAATCGGCGATTTTGTGCCGACAACTTGGTTTTTACAAGCAGGGGAAACGGTGTTGTATGGAAAAGGTTTAAACGGTGCCATTCTTGAACTGTCGTACTTAATTGGCTTCTCTGCTTTGTTATTGATCGTGTCGTTTACAATTAAGTCAGAAAAGGTGAGATGA